A DNA window from Aminiphilus circumscriptus DSM 16581 contains the following coding sequences:
- a CDS encoding flagellar hook protein FlgE, whose protein sequence is MLRSLMAGVTGIKAHTTYLDVIGNNIANVNTTGFKKSVTTFQDLLYQTAKGATAPDAGAGRGGINPMQVGLGVNVAAIETIHTQGNVSYTGNRTDFAIQGDGYFVVKDGGNTYYTRAGAYVLDAAGNVVSSGTGYMLQGYGMSQDPTDPTKYIQGSTLGAINIPIGQKIPAKETELVGFRCNLNSSVPTYLASGFTPVGTQQKVTLNGTQYTVTFAESAGSPTATATDFLRITFDGAGGLNGTLQMQLDGVDAEGNPVLSIGAGSTPTLAAATTYDPNTGLLTVQDGTDRWEMNLWDNLDMEYVTFKDPTNPNLTWKVLTEFDPAANRMKIWYQSDNGAGGVSPVPMAVFDTLASGAGPILFNDDGTFRSYDSNSANPGIDPIALDDGAGNTLDIFLVANPSGRSFLIQPSDGGTPPAATGETLSSLNQRISSIHETKIDVYDSLGNAHTLEVSWEKTFNNEWRWRAWLPDEPGIPITGNEGLITFGPDGRITGTGTATIDLGFGAVGAKDTTVTLDFSGKTFEKDDLEGVTQYGSAFTTKGYYQDGYAMGVLEDFAVGADGTVTGVYSNGKNQPIARLALALFANPQGLLKMGETVFMESPNSGVAQIVNPQEGGAGKIAGSSLEMSNVDLAEEFVSLIKGQRGFQANARVVTTGDQVLEELINLKR, encoded by the coding sequence ATGCTGCGATCTCTGATGGCCGGCGTTACGGGTATCAAGGCTCACACGACCTATCTCGACGTGATCGGCAACAACATCGCCAACGTGAACACCACGGGTTTCAAGAAATCTGTCACGACCTTCCAGGACCTGTTGTACCAGACGGCGAAGGGAGCCACCGCGCCCGACGCCGGAGCGGGACGGGGAGGCATCAACCCCATGCAGGTGGGGCTCGGTGTGAACGTGGCGGCCATCGAAACCATCCACACCCAGGGGAACGTGAGCTACACGGGAAACCGGACGGACTTTGCCATCCAGGGCGACGGGTACTTCGTCGTCAAGGATGGGGGAAATACGTATTATACTCGGGCGGGAGCCTATGTTCTCGATGCGGCGGGCAACGTGGTGAGTTCCGGAACGGGCTACATGCTCCAGGGATACGGCATGTCCCAGGATCCCACGGATCCCACCAAATATATCCAGGGGAGTACCCTCGGAGCCATCAACATTCCCATCGGTCAGAAGATCCCCGCCAAGGAGACCGAACTGGTGGGGTTCCGGTGCAACCTGAACAGCAGCGTTCCCACCTATCTCGCCTCGGGGTTCACCCCTGTGGGAACGCAGCAGAAAGTGACGCTCAACGGAACGCAGTACACCGTGACCTTTGCCGAGAGCGCCGGAAGTCCAACGGCCACGGCGACGGATTTTCTCCGCATCACCTTTGATGGTGCTGGCGGTCTAAATGGGACGCTCCAAATGCAGCTCGATGGTGTGGATGCAGAGGGAAACCCTGTTCTGTCCATCGGTGCCGGTTCGACACCAACTTTGGCGGCGGCCACAACATACGATCCGAATACGGGTCTCCTCACCGTGCAGGATGGCACTGATCGGTGGGAGATGAATCTCTGGGATAACCTTGATATGGAGTACGTTACCTTCAAGGACCCCACCAATCCGAACCTGACCTGGAAGGTTCTCACCGAGTTCGATCCTGCGGCGAATCGCATGAAGATCTGGTACCAGAGCGACAATGGTGCTGGTGGAGTGAGCCCTGTCCCCATGGCCGTGTTCGATACCCTGGCTTCGGGGGCGGGACCGATTCTTTTCAACGATGACGGGACCTTCCGGAGCTACGATTCCAATTCGGCCAACCCCGGCATTGATCCCATCGCATTGGATGACGGTGCGGGCAACACGCTCGATATCTTTCTCGTGGCGAATCCCTCGGGGAGATCCTTCCTGATTCAGCCCTCCGATGGTGGTACGCCTCCCGCGGCGACGGGAGAGACCCTGAGCTCCCTGAACCAGCGCATCTCGAGCATTCACGAGACGAAGATCGACGTGTACGACTCCCTCGGAAACGCCCACACGCTGGAGGTGAGCTGGGAGAAGACCTTCAACAATGAGTGGCGCTGGCGGGCCTGGCTTCCCGACGAACCGGGCATCCCCATCACGGGGAACGAGGGGCTCATCACCTTCGGGCCGGACGGTCGCATCACCGGAACGGGAACCGCCACGATCGATCTGGGCTTCGGCGCCGTCGGGGCCAAGGACACCACGGTGACGCTTGATTTCTCGGGAAAAACGTTTGAAAAGGACGACCTTGAGGGGGTCACCCAGTATGGGTCGGCCTTCACGACGAAGGGATACTATCAGGACGGCTATGCCATGGGCGTTCTCGAGGATTTCGCCGTGGGTGCCGACGGGACCGTGACAGGGGTCTACAGCAACGGCAAGAATCAGCCTATCGCGCGGCTCGCCCTTGCCCTCTTCGCGAATCCCCAGGGCTTGCTCAAGATGGGGGAGACGGTGTTCATGGAGTCTCCCAATTCCGGCGTGGCCCAGATCGTCAATCCTCAGGAAGGCGGAGCCGGCAAGATCGCCGGAAGCTCCCTGGAGATGTCCAATGTGGACCTGGCGGAGGAGTTCGTGAGCCTCATCAAGGGGCAGCGCGGTTTTCAGGCCAACGCGAGGGTGGTCACCACGGGAGACCAGGTTCTCGAAGAACTCATCAACCTGAAACGCTAG
- a CDS encoding flagellar FlbD family protein, translated as MIELTRLNGSIFVLNADLVETVETTPDTVILLSNGHRYVVRESMEEVTKRILAFRRRVIDHREFSSS; from the coding sequence ATGATCGAACTCACGCGGCTCAACGGAAGCATTTTTGTCCTCAACGCGGATCTCGTCGAGACAGTGGAGACCACGCCGGATACAGTGATCCTTCTCTCCAACGGACATCGCTACGTGGTACGGGAGTCCATGGAGGAGGTGACGAAACGGATCCTTGCGTTTCGCCGTCGTGTCATCGATCATCGGGAATTTTCGTCGTCATAG
- a CDS encoding motility protein A: MSNPIERFKDMGKIIKRAFFSSSPDLVGLVQTMVSFAEKARREGLLALEEDASQLEDDFLRKSIQLVVDGTDPELVKAILDTEIGLLEERHSQNKKMFDTMAELAPAFGMLGTLIGLVLMLKNLDDPNALGPGMAVALITTFYGSFIANVIALPMSKKLSVRTSQEVLSRELMVEGVLSIQAGENPRIVEEKLKVFLPPVMRLLLEESKKKDKNEAA; encoded by the coding sequence ATGAGCAACCCCATCGAACGCTTCAAGGATATGGGGAAAATAATCAAAAGAGCTTTCTTTTCCTCGAGCCCGGATTTGGTTGGCCTTGTGCAGACCATGGTGAGCTTCGCCGAGAAAGCCCGGCGGGAGGGGCTGCTCGCCCTGGAGGAGGATGCGAGCCAGTTGGAGGACGATTTTCTGCGCAAGTCCATTCAGCTCGTGGTGGACGGAACGGATCCGGAGCTGGTGAAGGCCATTTTGGACACGGAAATCGGACTTTTGGAGGAACGGCACTCCCAGAACAAGAAGATGTTCGACACCATGGCGGAACTCGCGCCCGCCTTCGGTATGCTGGGAACGCTCATCGGCCTCGTCCTGATGCTCAAGAACCTGGACGATCCCAACGCGCTGGGGCCCGGCATGGCCGTGGCCCTCATCACCACGTTTTACGGTTCCTTCATCGCCAACGTCATCGCCCTTCCCATGTCCAAAAAGCTTAGTGTGCGCACCTCCCAGGAGGTGCTCTCCCGGGAACTCATGGTGGAAGGGGTCCTTTCGATCCAGGCCGGAGAAAATCCGCGCATCGTGGAGGAAAAGCTCAAGGTCTTCCTGCCGCCGGTGATGCGGTTGCTGCTGGAGGAGTCGAAAAAGAAGGACAAGAACGAGGCGGCGTGA
- a CDS encoding OmpA/MotB family protein — MARKKRQEETISQGWLTTYGDMVTLLLTFFVFLFAFSTLDVQKFQKLILSFQGAIGVLPGGKTTQPDDQIFQAHVGVDAGEVRKQTQDILDVARRVQTLVREEGLEGEVTVRVDQRGVTISMTEQVLYASGSAEIRPEGKRLLAKIGMILKDVQPPIAVEGHTDSVPLRGGVFGDNWGLSAARAAAVVSYFVENVGIDPKRLQAVGFGQHRPLVPNDTDEHRALNRRVDVVLLSQFSQ; from the coding sequence ATGGCGAGAAAGAAGCGACAGGAGGAGACCATCAGCCAAGGTTGGCTTACGACCTATGGCGACATGGTGACGTTGCTCCTGACGTTCTTCGTGTTCCTCTTCGCCTTCTCTACACTGGATGTGCAGAAATTTCAGAAGCTCATTCTTTCCTTCCAGGGAGCCATCGGCGTGCTTCCCGGGGGTAAGACGACACAACCGGACGACCAGATTTTTCAGGCCCATGTTGGAGTGGACGCCGGGGAGGTCCGAAAACAAACTCAGGACATTCTCGATGTGGCGCGGCGGGTCCAGACACTCGTTCGGGAGGAGGGGCTGGAGGGCGAAGTGACCGTCCGGGTCGATCAGCGGGGAGTGACCATCTCCATGACGGAACAGGTGCTTTACGCCAGCGGAAGTGCGGAGATCCGTCCCGAAGGAAAGCGGCTGCTCGCGAAGATCGGCATGATTTTGAAGGATGTGCAGCCTCCCATCGCCGTGGAGGGGCATACGGATTCGGTGCCGTTGCGGGGAGGTGTCTTTGGTGACAACTGGGGGCTTTCCGCGGCGCGGGCGGCTGCGGTGGTCTCCTACTTCGTGGAGAACGTGGGAATCGACCCGAAGCGCCTTCAGGCCGTCGGGTTCGGGCAGCACCGGCCGTTGGTTCCGAACGATACGGACGAGCATCGGGCGCTGAATCGGCGCGTGGACGTGGTGCTCCTCTCCCAATTCTCACAGTGA
- a CDS encoding flagellar basal body-associated FliL family protein yields the protein MKRVIVLIVVGVVVLLAGIGGGIFVGLKFFSRPDVVPGSQGLPPGPTVRLGEFTVNLADKEPHVLRTTITLEVTSQESLALVADPGWLSRMRNEVILVGKDRRYDDLRTAEGVLEFAQDVKRRLNALMPLVKGQPAVSRVLFDDFIVQ from the coding sequence ATGAAACGGGTGATCGTCCTCATTGTTGTGGGTGTGGTGGTTCTTCTCGCAGGTATCGGCGGTGGCATCTTCGTGGGACTCAAGTTCTTCTCCCGGCCCGATGTCGTTCCCGGCAGCCAGGGGCTGCCTCCGGGACCGACGGTGCGCCTTGGGGAGTTTACCGTGAATCTCGCGGACAAGGAGCCTCATGTATTGCGCACGACCATCACGCTGGAGGTAACCTCCCAGGAGTCCCTCGCCCTCGTGGCGGATCCGGGATGGCTCAGCAGAATGCGCAACGAGGTCATCCTCGTCGGGAAGGATCGTCGCTACGACGATCTCCGTACCGCCGAAGGGGTTCTCGAGTTCGCTCAGGACGTGAAGCGCCGGCTCAACGCGCTCATGCCCCTCGTCAAGGGGCAGCCCGCGGTTTCGAGGGTGCTCTTCGACGATTTTATCGTGCAGTGA
- the fliM gene encoding flagellar motor switch protein FliM, with amino-acid sequence MVPEVLSQSEIDALLSALSSGSVDLEAISESAREDKIKLYDFRRPDKFSKDQLRAIQMIHESFARQVTTTLSTMVRAMVSAEVVSVDQLAYDEFVRSLVQPTTIAVLEMYPLTGNAVMELNPHLVFSIIDRMLGGKGEPLRKARELTDIERTVVERVLLRMLELLEESWSTVVDVRFRFDSMESNPFFVQICPGTDMVLLVTLKVQVGETEGMINLCVPYIVMEPMVDKLSSQHWFASTGRKDIQGVREILKNRLNAVVVPVALELGHTILSLQDIMQLQEGDVIRLDGTRGDPLGVRVGNRVKFYASPGTVDGAYAAKITEVLSGEAQREEE; translated from the coding sequence GTGGTGCCTGAAGTACTTTCCCAGAGCGAAATCGATGCGCTGCTCAGCGCACTGAGCAGTGGCAGTGTCGATCTGGAGGCCATATCCGAGAGTGCCCGGGAAGACAAGATCAAACTCTACGATTTCCGGCGTCCGGACAAGTTCAGCAAAGACCAGCTCCGGGCCATTCAAATGATTCACGAATCCTTCGCACGACAGGTCACCACGACTCTGTCCACCATGGTGCGCGCCATGGTCTCCGCCGAGGTGGTCTCGGTGGATCAGCTCGCCTACGATGAATTCGTCCGTTCTCTCGTGCAGCCCACCACCATCGCCGTCCTGGAGATGTACCCCCTTACGGGAAACGCGGTGATGGAGCTCAATCCTCACCTGGTCTTCAGTATCATCGATCGCATGTTGGGCGGCAAGGGGGAACCTCTCCGGAAGGCCCGGGAACTGACGGACATCGAGCGGACCGTGGTCGAGAGGGTGCTTCTCCGCATGTTGGAACTGCTGGAAGAGAGCTGGAGCACCGTCGTGGACGTGCGTTTCCGTTTCGACAGCATGGAGAGCAACCCCTTTTTCGTGCAGATCTGCCCCGGGACGGACATGGTGCTTCTCGTGACACTCAAGGTTCAGGTAGGCGAGACGGAGGGGATGATCAACCTCTGCGTGCCCTACATCGTCATGGAGCCCATGGTGGACAAGCTGAGTTCCCAACACTGGTTCGCCAGTACGGGACGGAAGGACATTCAGGGCGTTCGGGAGATCCTGAAGAACCGGTTGAACGCCGTTGTGGTGCCCGTGGCGCTGGAACTCGGACATACCATTTTGAGCCTTCAGGATATCATGCAGCTTCAGGAGGGAGACGTGATCCGCCTGGATGGAACGAGGGGCGATCCTCTCGGGGTCCGGGTGGGCAATCGTGTCAAATTCTACGCTTCTCCGGGAACCGTCGACGGCGCCTACGCCGCGAAGATCACAGAAGTGCTTTCCGGCGAGGCCCAGAGAGAGGAGGAGTAG
- the fliY gene encoding flagellar motor switch phosphatase FliY, translating to MVDELLSQDEIDALLSGAPAVSADAAGGDLSPEDQDVLGEVAGIFANAAGNVVGMLAGRGVAASVAGMETFPQREMPERVDGTGRVFLYTLACDGLENAPAAIVLSERGAMSLADLMMGGDGKELPAEANDLYLSASQEGLSQVIGSAFTNVSGLLKGQRLVPSGASGVLKEGSWLPFEGRGTEEMVWGVKTAVDVSDVGAFDLWLVLPVSVAQLLAKRIQEALAPPAPEPSRTVSQPQAAAPQPSRPAATVSSSPIGAPLPPRGIPVTPQVDVRPAEFMPLQQDLGAGVPGNLELILDIPVRVTVELGRTRKTIGEVLNMTPGSVVELEKMAGEPVDVLVNGKLMARGEVVVIDESFGIRITEIVSRAERIRSMGI from the coding sequence GTGGTGGACGAACTCCTGAGTCAAGATGAAATCGATGCGTTGCTGAGCGGTGCCCCAGCTGTTTCCGCGGATGCTGCAGGCGGCGACCTCAGCCCAGAGGATCAGGACGTGCTCGGCGAGGTGGCGGGCATCTTCGCCAATGCGGCGGGTAACGTGGTTGGCATGCTCGCCGGTCGCGGCGTCGCGGCTTCCGTCGCGGGGATGGAAACGTTCCCGCAGCGGGAGATGCCGGAAAGAGTCGACGGAACGGGTCGCGTGTTTCTGTACACCCTCGCCTGCGACGGGTTGGAGAACGCTCCTGCGGCGATCGTGCTCTCCGAACGGGGGGCCATGTCCCTTGCGGATCTCATGATGGGAGGCGACGGAAAAGAACTTCCCGCCGAGGCGAACGATCTCTACCTGAGCGCGTCCCAGGAGGGACTCAGTCAGGTGATCGGCTCGGCCTTCACGAATGTGAGCGGCCTGTTGAAGGGGCAGCGCCTTGTTCCTTCCGGAGCCTCCGGCGTGCTGAAGGAAGGCAGTTGGCTTCCCTTTGAGGGAAGGGGCACAGAGGAAATGGTCTGGGGTGTCAAGACCGCTGTAGACGTGAGCGACGTCGGTGCCTTCGACCTGTGGTTGGTGCTTCCCGTTTCCGTGGCGCAGCTTCTGGCGAAACGCATTCAGGAGGCGCTCGCGCCCCCCGCTCCGGAACCGTCGCGTACGGTTTCTCAGCCTCAGGCTGCAGCACCTCAGCCTTCGCGACCTGCGGCGACGGTTTCGTCGTCGCCGATCGGCGCACCTCTTCCTCCCCGCGGCATTCCCGTGACGCCCCAGGTGGATGTGCGTCCGGCGGAATTCATGCCTCTGCAGCAGGATCTGGGGGCTGGGGTTCCTGGGAATCTGGAACTCATTCTTGACATTCCCGTTCGTGTTACCGTCGAATTGGGGAGAACGAGGAAAACGATCGGCGAAGTGCTCAACATGACTCCCGGATCCGTGGTAGAATTGGAAAAGATGGCCGGAGAGCCGGTGGATGTTCTCGTAAACGGAAAGTTGATGGCGAGAGGCGAAGTGGTCGTCATCGACGAGAGTTTCGGTATCCGCATTACCGAGATCGTCAGTCGTGCGGAACGCATCCGGTCCATGGGCATTTAG
- a CDS encoding response regulator encodes MGAKVLIVDDAAFMRMMLKDILVKNGFEVVGEAENGKVAVEKFNEVKPDVVTMDITMPEMDGITAVKEIKKAHPGAKVVMVSAMGQQAMVIEAIQAGAADFIVKPFQPDRVLEALSKAIS; translated from the coding sequence ATGGGTGCGAAGGTATTGATTGTGGACGACGCGGCGTTCATGCGGATGATGCTCAAGGATATTCTCGTGAAGAACGGCTTCGAAGTCGTTGGAGAGGCCGAGAATGGAAAAGTCGCGGTGGAGAAGTTCAACGAAGTCAAGCCGGATGTGGTGACCATGGATATCACCATGCCCGAGATGGACGGAATCACGGCGGTGAAGGAGATCAAGAAGGCCCATCCCGGAGCGAAAGTCGTCATGGTCAGCGCCATGGGACAACAGGCGATGGTCATCGAGGCGATTCAGGCGGGAGCGGCGGACTTCATCGTCAAACCCTTTCAGCCGGACCGGGTTCTGGAGGCGTTGAGCAAGGCCATCTCCTGA
- the fliP gene encoding flagellar type III secretion system pore protein FliP (The bacterial flagellar biogenesis protein FliP forms a type III secretion system (T3SS)-type pore required for flagellar assembly.), which translates to MFVTGAFLLVLAVGAAWAEPPLPDMPIPTLQLGIRGAESPQDVVLSLQILALLTVLSLAPAIVLMLTSFTRILVVLGFVRNALGLQQMPPNQVIVTLALFLTLFTMSPVWQRIFDTSLSPYMDGRMSAREAMQGVVTPLRDFMLRQTREQELSLMVSMAELPRPNNADDVPLRVLIPAFILSELKTAFQMGVVVFVPFVVVDMIVASVLMAMGMIMLPPMLISLPFKVLLFVLADGWNLVIASLVTSFR; encoded by the coding sequence ATGTTCGTGACGGGGGCATTTCTCCTCGTCCTTGCCGTGGGAGCGGCCTGGGCGGAGCCGCCTTTGCCGGACATGCCCATTCCCACGCTCCAGTTGGGCATTCGAGGTGCGGAATCACCCCAGGACGTGGTGCTCTCCCTGCAGATTCTCGCCCTTCTCACTGTTCTGAGCCTGGCTCCGGCCATTGTCCTCATGCTCACGAGCTTCACGCGCATCCTTGTAGTGTTGGGGTTCGTGCGGAATGCCCTCGGCCTCCAGCAAATGCCGCCGAACCAGGTCATCGTCACGCTCGCGCTCTTTCTCACCCTTTTCACCATGTCGCCCGTGTGGCAACGCATCTTCGACACGTCGCTCTCTCCCTACATGGACGGACGCATGTCGGCGAGGGAGGCCATGCAGGGCGTCGTGACGCCTCTTCGGGATTTCATGCTCCGCCAGACGAGAGAGCAGGAGCTGTCCCTCATGGTTTCCATGGCGGAGTTGCCCCGCCCGAACAATGCCGATGATGTTCCCCTCCGCGTCCTCATTCCCGCGTTCATTCTGAGTGAACTCAAGACGGCGTTTCAGATGGGAGTGGTCGTTTTCGTTCCCTTCGTCGTGGTGGACATGATCGTGGCGAGCGTTCTCATGGCCATGGGGATGATCATGCTTCCCCCCATGCTCATATCACTTCCCTTCAAAGTACTTCTTTTCGTCCTCGCCGACGGGTGGAACCTGGTCATCGCGAGTCTCGTGACGAGTTTCCGCTGA
- a CDS encoding flagellar biosynthetic protein FliQ, with translation MEILNMYDTLQQAVWVTLTSALPILLVAMGIGLVIGILQTATSIQEQTLVFIPKIIAVLVSIVFFGPLIFGKVGDMAKFLLGNLHRFVQ, from the coding sequence GTGGAGATTCTCAACATGTACGATACGCTGCAGCAGGCGGTATGGGTGACGCTCACGTCGGCCCTTCCGATCCTTCTCGTCGCCATGGGGATCGGACTTGTGATCGGTATTCTCCAGACCGCCACATCCATTCAGGAGCAGACACTGGTCTTCATTCCCAAGATCATCGCGGTGCTCGTCAGCATTGTCTTCTTCGGTCCCCTGATCTTCGGAAAGGTGGGGGACATGGCGAAGTTCCTGCTGGGGAACCTGCATCGGTTCGTTCAATGA
- a CDS encoding flagellar biosynthetic protein FliR, whose translation MSLRFLGVLTVAPAFAASAFPVQVRLWLAFLLALFALPAALELPSPEPILTIGGLVTASTREYLLGAALGFFGSLPLYALQMAGRIVGMQMSFGMANVLDPFSEVQVSVVEQFKFLAGLWFFFHWNGHLLLVRAAGESLRLAPLGVPSLAFPLDPGLGLWMQQALVLAMRMVLPFFGALLLADVGLGFVARTVPQMNIFVLGLPLKVALGFFLLMVVLPMSIDLIHGEVERVVETALGILQVWR comes from the coding sequence GTGAGCCTCCGCTTTCTGGGGGTTCTCACCGTGGCGCCTGCCTTCGCCGCGTCGGCCTTTCCCGTTCAGGTCCGGCTGTGGCTCGCCTTTCTGCTCGCGCTCTTCGCCCTTCCCGCCGCATTGGAACTCCCCTCCCCGGAGCCGATACTCACCATAGGCGGCCTTGTGACGGCCTCCACACGGGAATACCTTCTCGGTGCGGCGCTGGGCTTTTTCGGAAGCCTTCCGCTCTATGCGCTGCAGATGGCGGGGCGTATCGTGGGGATGCAGATGAGCTTCGGCATGGCGAACGTGCTGGACCCTTTTTCCGAGGTCCAGGTCTCCGTGGTGGAGCAGTTCAAGTTTCTCGCGGGGCTCTGGTTCTTCTTTCATTGGAACGGACACCTGCTGCTCGTGCGCGCCGCCGGAGAAAGCCTGCGCCTTGCTCCTCTCGGTGTCCCGTCCCTCGCGTTTCCGCTGGACCCTGGGCTAGGGCTCTGGATGCAGCAGGCGCTTGTTCTCGCCATGCGCATGGTTCTGCCCTTCTTCGGGGCACTGCTTCTGGCCGACGTGGGATTGGGCTTCGTGGCGAGGACCGTGCCGCAGATGAACATTTTCGTTCTCGGGCTGCCGCTGAAGGTGGCACTCGGATTCTTTCTGCTCATGGTGGTGCTTCCCATGTCCATCGATCTCATCCACGGAGAGGTGGAGCGCGTGGTGGAGACCGCTCTGGGAATACTCCAGGTCTGGCGGTAG
- the flhB gene encoding flagellar biosynthesis protein FlhB, with protein MRTFRLQLFAEERTEPATPRKRQKTREEGQVARSQDLGAAVVILVGLLAVFAFSLWWVTSLKGFFVETWRFMSGEQIGREGWVQALARDFLKVFLLTWLPFGLLCGLAGAATAIYQVGLFLFVKPLIPKLSRLNPISGLKKIVSLRSLVELAKGILKALLLGLVLYLALRKELESIALAMKFPYLQGLNVVTEKIWWLALRMALLLFVIAAFDYAYQKWDFEKSIRMSKKEIKDEYKQMEGDPKVKQRIRQRQRELARRRMMAQVPKADVVITNPTTLAVAIQYERQVMDAPCVVAKGKGVLARRIREIAQEHSIPIVENRVLARALFEATDVGEIIPETLYKGVAEVLAFVYKLKAKKERNL; from the coding sequence ATGCGGACGTTTCGCCTGCAGCTTTTTGCCGAAGAGCGAACCGAGCCGGCGACGCCCAGAAAGCGGCAGAAGACCCGCGAAGAAGGGCAGGTCGCCCGCAGCCAGGATCTGGGTGCGGCGGTGGTCATCCTCGTGGGGCTTCTGGCGGTGTTCGCTTTCTCGCTCTGGTGGGTCACCTCCCTGAAAGGATTTTTCGTGGAGACCTGGCGGTTCATGTCGGGAGAGCAGATCGGCCGGGAAGGATGGGTACAGGCACTCGCCAGGGATTTCCTCAAGGTCTTTTTGCTCACGTGGTTGCCCTTCGGGTTGCTCTGCGGGCTTGCCGGGGCAGCCACGGCGATTTACCAGGTTGGGCTTTTTCTCTTTGTCAAACCGTTGATCCCGAAGCTGAGTCGCCTGAACCCCATCTCGGGCCTGAAGAAGATCGTCTCGCTCCGCTCTCTCGTGGAGCTTGCCAAGGGCATTCTCAAGGCGCTGCTCCTGGGGCTGGTGCTCTATCTCGCCCTGAGGAAGGAACTGGAGAGCATCGCTTTGGCGATGAAGTTCCCCTACCTTCAGGGACTGAATGTGGTGACGGAGAAGATCTGGTGGCTCGCGCTGCGCATGGCCCTTTTATTGTTTGTCATCGCCGCTTTTGACTACGCGTACCAGAAGTGGGACTTCGAGAAGTCCATCCGGATGAGCAAGAAGGAGATCAAGGACGAATACAAGCAGATGGAAGGGGATCCCAAGGTCAAGCAGCGTATACGCCAGAGACAACGGGAGCTGGCCCGGCGACGTATGATGGCACAGGTTCCGAAGGCGGATGTGGTCATCACGAACCCAACGACGCTCGCCGTGGCCATCCAGTACGAGCGGCAGGTGATGGATGCGCCCTGTGTGGTCGCCAAGGGCAAAGGCGTTCTGGCGAGGCGTATTCGGGAAATTGCCCAGGAACACAGCATCCCTATCGTCGAAAACCGTGTTTTGGCACGTGCTCTTTTCGAAGCGACGGACGTTGGGGAGATCATTCCGGAAACTCTCTACAAGGGCGTTGCGGAAGTACTGGCCTTTGTTTATAAACTGAAGGCGAAAAAAGAAAGGAATCTCTGA